The Burkholderia mallei ATCC 23344 genome has a window encoding:
- a CDS encoding thiamine phosphate synthase yields MSARDGDRAADHDMHDDLALPPYYLITPEPASGSDADLAAFLDRLSDALATGLTLVQLRVKTLDAPAYAALAAGALARCRAQRARMIVNGPIAVEAALALGAAGVHLGSAALRAATARPLGSEGLLSAACHSLDELRHAQRIGADLATLSPVLPTLTHPGAPTLGWTRFAECAAHTRVPVYALGGMTRTHLETARAHHAHGIASIRGLW; encoded by the coding sequence GTGAGCGCGCGCGATGGCGACCGCGCCGCGGATCACGACATGCACGACGACCTCGCGCTGCCGCCGTACTACCTGATCACGCCGGAGCCCGCCTCGGGTTCCGACGCGGATCTCGCGGCGTTTCTCGACCGGCTGTCGGACGCGCTCGCGACCGGGCTCACGCTCGTCCAGCTGCGCGTGAAAACGCTCGACGCGCCCGCCTACGCGGCGCTCGCCGCCGGCGCGCTCGCGCGTTGCCGCGCGCAACGCGCGCGCATGATCGTCAACGGGCCGATCGCCGTGGAAGCCGCGCTCGCGCTCGGCGCCGCCGGCGTGCACCTCGGCAGCGCGGCATTGCGCGCCGCGACCGCGCGCCCGCTTGGTTCGGAGGGCCTGCTGTCGGCCGCGTGTCATTCGCTCGACGAGCTGCGGCACGCGCAGCGCATCGGCGCGGATCTCGCGACGCTGTCGCCGGTGCTGCCGACGCTCACGCATCCGGGCGCGCCGACGCTCGGCTGGACGCGCTTCGCCGAATGCGCGGCGCACACGCGCGTGCCCGTCTACGCGCTGGGCGGCATGACGCGCACGCATCTGGAGACGGCCCGCGCGCATCACGCGCACGGCATCGCGAGCATTCGCGGACTCTGGTAG